In Bos taurus isolate L1 Dominette 01449 registration number 42190680 breed Hereford chromosome 13, ARS-UCD2.0, whole genome shotgun sequence, the DNA window TGGTTTAAAGGGAGAACAGGCAGTTTGCAGatttagcaggagcagcagtgaCTTCCAAAAGCTTGAGTGAAATTCCCTGGGAGTTCGTGCTGCAGAACGTTACAGCTTGGTAGGTTAAAGGGTTCTGGAGTTGCAGACTATTTAGAGCCAACCATGGTAGTTGGCACAGTGGAGAATCTGGGCTGAACAACAGACTTCAGAGGATCCTGTGACTGGGTGAAGAATAAGACGCAAGAGTACTGACTGCTGGAGGAAAAATGAGTTATTGAGAGCTCAACCTGGAGAGAAGTCTGTCTGCAACATGAGATTTCATCCTTGGCCTTGTTAGGTAGTGTTTTCATCAGTTAGTTAGACATAGAAATCAGTAGCATGTTGTTAAGGTTTGTGGATTACACAGAAGAGTAGAAACACTTTGCAGTGACTGTGTTTAATGGTAGATACCGATGAACGAGGAACTGGTGTGCAAGAGGTCTGAAGTAAATGTAAAGGAAATGGAAAGTCCTGAACTCAGGTTCCCaagtcattcatttgttcatgcaACAGATATGCACTCAACAGTTATGAGCTGAAACAGCAGAAATCAAGAGGGTAAAACCAAAATTTTCTCCCTCTGGGTGAAGGACCCTAAAGTGCCAACATAGTTGAAGATCAAGAACTATTTCTTGGATGGGTGGAGGAGCATTTGACTTTAGAGTCCTTATCTCACTTTATGAGAATGAGGATTTGGAAGGATTTGATACCATAGAAAGAGGTAAACCAGGTGGGACTACCAGCTGTGAAGAGAGTAATGCACTGAAAATATTAGTAGATTGAGAAATCCTGGAAATTGTCTCCAAGGAAGAGACACTTCAGCTGGAGCCTGAATAAGTAGGTTTTAGTGAGGAAGTAATTGTGGGCACAGAGCATTTCTAGTTGGaagaaacagcatgtgcaaaggccctgagtcaTGAAAGAGGGTGGGATGCTCAGGGACCTGATCATTACcaaaggccagtgtggctgaaaCTTAGTGAGCAGGCAAAGGGCGACACCAGGTGAGATTTTTAAGCATGTGGGGGAGGTGGTGGCATGTTTGTGTTCTAACAATCACCCTGGCCGCCATGTGGACAGTGGATGGTGGGACTGAGAGGGAATATGGTGGTCATGCAGGTGATAAGAAGGGCGAGCCAGACTAGGGGAAAAGAGAACAGTTTATAGACCTATTTAGGAGGTAACTGAACAGGCCTTGGTCCAGTAAGGGAATGACTTTCCTGTATTCATACCATTGGGAAATTCATGATCCCCAAAAATTCTGTGCCCTATCCTCCTAGTTTGGTTCTGGGCAGGACAGTCACTATTACCAGTTTCTGGTTAAAATTCTTTGTCAGAAGAAATCTATTCCTATTTAATTGCTCACATGGAAATGTGAATTTTTTAAGGAAGTTCTTGTGTATTTAATCAAATACTTTGATGTTAAGTTGGGTGTATTTTATTTGTGCTATTTCATTATAATCAAGAGCACACTATAAGCAACATGGAGAATAAATCTAACGTAGGATGAGAACATGATGTGAGGCCATAACCTTATGCCCCATGATACTTGATCTCCTGTCCCAGCATGCAAAAGGGATTCTAAAAAGTGAGCCAAAAAGTTGTCTTTTGGAGACAATGGAAATTAATCCGTGTGCAAAACACACTGTGCCACATGGCTAAACAAAACAATGGGAGTATGATCCTAGACAAATTAGTtaggtattttaaatttttttttttttttttaaagaatttaagtttgtccacacagcttgcaggatcttagttccctgaccagggactgaacctgtgccctcggcagtgaaagtgcagtgtcttaaccactggaccaccagggaattccctggctcttttctattttattctgttaGCAAAAGCTCCAATGTGGAGGCAGGTACTATTTAGGTAGGTTAACTACTGACATAAATGGCTAAAAACAAGTATGGAGTTAGTTGTTAGCTGACTTTGAAAATTTAACCTGTACTCAGTAGACATTCTTCTCCTTAAATGTTTTACCAGGAATgaagcaaagtcaagtggacgaGGTGATCTGATACCAACCATCAAGTTTCGACACTGTTCTTTGCTAAGAAATCAGCGctgcactgtagcctacctgtGAGCGTCTCTGTGTTTGCCGGGGTGGCAGGGAGCAATGGAGGGTTCCCATCCAAGAGGGTATCAGCAATTCTTAGACTGGTCTCTCTTTTATGAGCATTCTGAATTTTCTCTTTCCACTTAAAcgttttttattatggaaaattacaGTATTCTTAAAACTAGGGAATAATATTACAACCCCCCCAATGGAGCCATCATATAGGTCACAGTTCTTAACATTTTGCCATAATTGCTTCATCTTTTTTTATGTGTCTATGCTAAACATTAGACATTTTACCGCTGAATAGTTTCATATGCATCGTTAAGAAATAAGGGCCTTTGGGGCCTTTTCTCACATGACCTCTGTATAATTCTCACACCTAGAGCAGTGAACATCCATCCAGTCTATTCTTATTTTCCACATTGTCCCGAAGGTGTCCTCTTACAGTGGTTTGTTTGCCTCTGGAATCAAATCAAAGTCCACATGTTACCTTCTGGTGGTTGAGTCTTAAGCCTCTCCTGATCAAGACAGCTTCTGATCCAATACCGTATTAATGTTCTAGGTATGACCGGCTGCTTCGGATTAGAGCACTCAGGTGGGAATATGGCAGTGTCTTGCCAAGTGCTTTACGATTTCACATGTCTGCTGAAGAAGTAAGTTAGCATTCTTATTCAAATTTGTAAATTCAGAAACCGGCTGAGCTTCTGGCATTGTTTGCGgtgctttagtcgctaagtcgtgtccgactcttgtgatcccatggactgtagcccgccagcctcctctgtccatgaggattctctaggcaagaatactggagtgggttgccagttccttctccaggggatcttcccaacccagggatcgaacctgggtctcctgcattgcaggcagattctttaccaactgagctatgagggaagccccctggcATTGTTTTGTAATAGTatttatagtatttgtctttttgttttaacaTTTGCTTTTCAGTAGTTTTTGGTCTGTTTGAGAATGGTAGGAGTAATTCTAAATGCTGTATGGAAAACTACTATTACTTAACAAAATAAAGGGTCCCGTTATATTAGCTGCTAGTGATCCATCAGTAGGATTCAAAACTGGCATTATTATTTGGAGGTTTTTCATAAAATACGTGTGTGTACATACTttgcttggggcttcccaggtggcgcttgtaaagaacttgcctgccagtgcaggagacgtaagtgatgtgagttctatccttgggtcgggaagatcccctggaggagggcctggcaacccactccagtattcttgcctggataatcccacagatggaggaccttggcaggctacagtccatagagtcacagagaattggacatgactgaagagactccGCACGCACACACGTACTTTGCTTATCTTTGTGAATGTGTGATGAATTCTTGATTTATCCAGTCACTGAGGCACAATATTTAAGGACACAGGATTGAAGGCAAGCAAACTCGTGTAGAAACCTTGGCTCTATTTCTGTGAGATCCTAGGCAGGTGACTCCATCCCTCCCTGTGCCTAAATTCCCTCATTTACAAAGTGAAGGTCATAGCATCTGCTGCAGTGACTTCGGACACTAACTACCTAGTTAGACCAAACTTCATAGGTTAAGACTGCCCTCACTTCAGACGCCAGCCATGTTTGGGGGTTCCCAGGGACACTCTcccttctgaccaactggctacaAATTCAGAGGTTCCCATTCTCCCCTCAGGTTTGAGGCTTTTAGCCTCTTGATATCATTGCAGGGAGAAAAGGGGAGCTAGAAGGAGGGCTCCATCACCTGTGATTCATTGCATCATGGTTTGATCAATCAATGCAGCCTATGTCATGACACTCCAGAGTTGTGTAAGCTTCCCTGGTTGACACAACATCGTGTGCATTGTTCCACATCAGTGTGCCCAGAGGGTGGTGTGTCCTGATCCctcagggtgctgctgctgctaagtcacctcagtcgtgtccgactctgtgtgaccccatagacggcagcccactaggctcctctgtccctgggattctccaggcaagaacactggagtgggttgccatttccttctccaatgcatgaaagtgaaaagtgaaagtaaagtcgctcagtcgtgcccttggtgaccccatggactgcagcctaccaggctcctctgtccatgggattttccaggcaagagtactagagtgggttgcatcaAAGCTTCACATCTGGGACTCTCCTAGACCTCACCCTGGGTGTCTCTTCCTTTGGCTGGTTCTAATTTGTATTCCTTTCACTACAGTACAACAGTGAATGTCAGGACAGTGCTTTCCTGTGTCCTGAGAGTCATTCTGGCAAAGTATTAAACCTGAGGGAAGGGTGTTCGTGTGTATGTATGCACGCACACACTTTACTAGTGAAGGTTATGAGGATGTTTTTCTGTACAGTCTTTTTGGAGTTATCTTGTTTTATCTTTCACAAAGATCTACAGTACTGGAATAGATTTTTGTGAATAATGTTTGAGCCAAGTTGCATGTCTGTGGGGGGCTTTCTTTTAGTCTATTTGTCCTTGTACTGATTTGATACTGCTTGAATGTAAGTTTGTAATACTTCTTAAGTAAGTTttcccattttgttcttttttcaagtGTCTTGactatttttggttttttgcatttccatgcaAATTTCAGACTCCTTTGTCAAGTTCGATTTTTAAAACAATTGGAGTTTTGATTGAGAATGACTTGGATCTACAGATCAGTTAACATTATTATATACTGAATTGTCCAGTCCTTGAAAGTGGTATATCATTCTGCATTTGTAGGTACCAATATGCAGAATGACCAATACCTACTGTTCTCGATACCAGTGCCTGGTTCATAACAGGCAATCAATAATATTTGTAGTTTGAATGAATGGTCATAGTAAAAATGCATGTGGGCATGTGTGGTGTTTTTGAAAGGTTTAGTGTACagtttatgcaaatttattttcttacagcttTGTCATATGGCCATCTTTATGTTTCCAGATGGACTGGTTCAATCGTTATAAAAAGTCCCTTGCTACCTACATGAGGTCATTGGGAGGAGACGAAGGTTTGGACATCACACAGGATATGAAACCCCCAAAAAGCCTATATATAGAAGTAAGtacaccttttaaaaaatgagtgttTCTTTGATGCATAGAGTGTGCTGACTTTTGTCCAAGGGAGGGGGGCATATGAATATACACTAGTGTATATAGGCATACCTTGGAGACACCACAGGTTTGGTTTCTGactcacaataaagcaaatattcacTAAAACATGTCACACAAATCTTTTGCtttcccagtgcatgtaaaagttatgtttacactagtCGAGTGAGTATGTGTTagcattatatacatattttattgctaaaaaatccTGCTATCTGACAATGCAGAGTTGACACAAATCTTCAGTTTGTGGGGGGGGAATCaatattagagaaacacaaaaaacaaatgagAGGAAACATAAACCCAAGCCAAAACTTTTACCTGTAGATGGTGGTGGGAACAGGACTGAACAGCTAAAAATTTTTGGCTGTACCTGTTTTAAaagtttggaaaacttagcagtggccacaggactggaaaaggtcagttttcattccaatcccaaagaaaggcaatgccaaagaatgctcaaactaccgcacaattgcactcatctcacacgctactaaagtaatgctctaaattctccaagccaggcttcaacaatatgtgaaccgtgaacttccagatgttcaagctggttttagaaaaggcagaggaaccagagatcaaattgccaacatccgctggatcatcgaaaaagcaggagagttccagaagaacatctatttctgctttattgactatgccaaaacctttgactctgtggatcacaataaactgtggaaaattctgaaagagatgggaataccagaccacctgacctgcctcttgagaaacctgtgtgcaggtcaggaagcaacagttagaactggacatggaacaacagactggttccaaataggaaaaggagtacgtcaaggctgtatattgtcaccctgcttatttaacttatatgcagagtacatcatgagaaacgctgggctggaagaagtacaagctggaatcaagattgccgggagaaatatcaataacctcagatatgcagatgacaccacccttatggcagaaagtgaagagtaactaaaaagcctcttgatgaaagaggagagtgaaaaagttggcttaaagctcaacattcagaaaacaaagatcatggcatctggtcccatcacttcatggcaaatagatggggaaacagtggaaacagtgtcagactttatttttgggggctccaaaatcactgcaggtggtgattgcagccatgaaattaaaagatgcttactccttggaagaaaagttatgaccaacctagatagcatattcaaaagcagagatattactttgccaacaaaggtccatctagtcaaggctatggtttttcctgtggtcatgtatggatgtgagagttggactgtgaagaaagctgagcgccgaagaattgatgcttttgaactgtggtgctggagaagactcttgagagtcccttggactgcaaggagatccaatcagtccattctaaaggtgatcagccctgggtgttctttggaaggaatgatgctaaagctgaaactccaatactttggccacctcatgcgaagagttgactcattggaaaagactctgatgctgggagggattgggggcaggaggagaaggggacgacagaggatgagatggctggatggcatcaccgactcgatggatgtgagtttgagtgaactccaggagatggtgatggacagggaggcctggcgtgctgcaattcatgaggtcgcaaagagttggacgcgactgagcaactgaactgagctgaactttaGAACCATATAAATATCTTACATAttgttaaaacaaaatgaaataaaagtggGAAACCAAGCCAAAACTCTCTTTGGCAGCTCCTTCAGTTTCCTTGCTGTCAGTGCTGACCTACACATACATTCAGAGATTTGCCAGTTTTCTTCCTCGCCATCAGTGGACATTGGAACTAGCGGACACGGGAACCACTAGTATGCCTCAGAAAGGAATACTAAGCCTAACTACACAGAGAAGGAGCACACAGAGCCTAAGACTTCCTGTAGGTACATGTACAGTCCCCAGCTACTTGATGGTTacttcataataaaaaataatttagatattataaaacatcagtttttcttttcaggTGCGGTGTCTAAAAGACTATGGAGAATTTGAAGTTGAGGATGGTACTTcagtgctattaaaaaaaaacagccagGTATTTACTGTCTTAGGATACT includes these proteins:
- the GINS1 gene encoding DNA replication complex GINS protein PSF1 → MFCEKAMELVRELHRAAEGRLPAFNEDGLRQVLEEMKALYEQNQSDVNEAKSSGRGDLIPTIKFRHCSLLRNQRCTVAYLYDRLLRIRALRWEYGSVLPSALRFHMSAEEMDWFNRYKKSLATYMRSLGGDEGLDITQDMKPPKSLYIEVRCLKDYGEFEVEDGTSVLLKKNSQHFLPRWKCEQLIRQGILEHVLS
- the GINS1 gene encoding DNA replication complex GINS protein PSF1 isoform X1, translated to MKALYEQNQSDVNEAKSSGRGDLIPTIKFRHCSLLRNQRCTVAYLYDRLLRIRALRWEYGSVLPSALRFHMSAEEMDWFNRYKKSLATYMRSLGGDEGLDITQDMKPPKSLYIEVRCLKDYGEFEVEDGTSVLLKKNSQHFLPRWKCEQLIRQGILEHVLS